The sequence below is a genomic window from Lolium perenne isolate Kyuss_39 chromosome 4, Kyuss_2.0, whole genome shotgun sequence.
GAGTTGCTTAATTGTTCCTCTCTTGATGATGTGAAAAGAAGCCCCGTTGGATCAGATGGCTACTTTGCTCTCGCAAGGAATGTTGTTTCTGCCCAACTGCAATCAACACTGAAAGTCATCATACAAGCCAaatcgagacttggtggtccgtGGAGCCATGTCGAGTTCCCTGTCCAAGAGTACTGCCAAACAAGCAAGGCATCATGTTTTCTAGTCAAGTGTGAGGTGGAAGTCGTTGTTGCTTGGTCCCTCCTTGTCAAGGAGAAGCTGGATCTCCAGCTTTGACATATGAGATCTACTATGTAAGACGTATGTCAGCTCTAGTTTACGAGCTTATGGCAACCAGTTATTCGTGTCtttcattaacttaattattttgTGAAACATTGTTATGCTGGTGATTTGATAACATGTTAAGTATGTGTATACTGACCAACTATGCAAGTATAAGCTCTGGTTTCTCTTGTTCAACTATATAAAACTTGTATGTTGTAAACTTTTATTGTGAAACATTGTTATGCTAGTGGTTTGTTAGCATGTTAAGCATGGGTGTACCGACCAACTATGCAAGTATCAGCTCTGGTTTCTCTTGTCCAACTATATAAAATTTGTTTGTTATGTTATGAACTATCCAGTTTTCGTTAATAATTTGCAGTTGTGGGGTCTTCTATGTTGGTTTGTTACTTTTGAAATACTAAATGGCCTGGTTTACGAATGGAGGACTGTTCGCAAGAACTTAGCATGACATAAGCTTTGCAATTTGTATTTTGAAGATTGGTCAAATTGACATATGGCATTGAGCATCGGTTTTTGATGTACTAAAAATAATTTGAAAAACATGAGTATCACGAAGGAACCTTGGCTGGCCTGTCCGAATTAAGAGCTGCCCTGAGAGGAGAAACCAGACCAAGGTTTGAGGAAATTGGCAGATTCTTTATTCTCAGGGAGATTTGGACACTGATGAGTTGCAAAATGCTATGGTTTTTGGATATAATCTCTGAATTTATTCAGATTTAAGTCGTCGAGATCATGCACCCCTTTCTTATTTCTTTGAAAATACTAGAAAATATTATACCCAGACAGACGCACATATCTCAAGACCTCGTTCGTGTCCAGGTTTCAGTTAGAATCATATATGTACAAGTACAAGTTTGTGCACTCTTCTAAGAGTTCAAGACTAGACAGAATATCCAGCAAATACCATCAGACAACTCATGACAGGGACACAGAAAAGAGCATCTCGCAGCATACTCTGAACAACCGAAGAACTTGAAACGAAACAAGGGAAAAAACAATGACAGATGATGACAAAGGAATATAACTATGAATCCTAACATGCAGATGATCATAGAATCGACTACCAAGAATAGCTTGTTGGCTGGGGATGAAATGTTGATGCAATCAAAAAAATATCTTCAATTCAGAAATCAGAACAGACATGAGCAAACCAATGGAACTCAGACAGAGTAGACATGGAACCAAAGCAGAAAGACAACAGGACCTTTATGCCTAACCTTAATGTACAACTCCTCTACTAAACTTTCCCATGCAAATAATATGTTATGCGTGTCAGTTGTGCTTCACAGTGATCTTGGATGAAGGCAAAGTACCGAAGATGGCGTCCCAGAGTGATGAGGTGATGCCGAAGCCCTTGTCCTGAATTCTGAAATGGTGGTTAAGGTGATACCGCTGCAGCACAAGTGAAGTTTGTGAGGAATGGGTTTGATGGAATAGTAGCTATTGGCAGCTTAGTGCTGACCTTAAGTGGAATCATGTTTTTTTTTTACCTTGAGATGCTTTGCTGGATCTTTGGATGGTTGTCCATGGTGCAAGTAGTAGTGGGTGCAATCATACATCACATACCCCAACAGGCCACCGCCAAATAGTGCAGGAgtggtggatggagttgcaaagaaCGCAACTATGTTCCAGAACTGAAAATAAGTAACACAAAGATCACTTCAATTAGATGGGTTATGTTCTGTGGATGCAAATTGCGACGAGCCAGCATTTCCTTTTCGTGTATTCAGGGATTTACCGGCACACACAAAATTGCTGTTCCAGCAGGAGGAAACACAAGTCTGAGTGAGTCCATCGGGTGCTTATGATGGCATCCATGAATAAGGTAATGTGCTGTGTTTGACCTGCAAAGTCGCATCAACAAAAAACTTTGAGCAGAAGGAAAGTTCCAATGAAACAGTACCAAGTCAAGGTTGATAAATTCTTACCAATAGCTTTTCGTCTCGATGTGGAATAGGAAGCGGTGCAAGGTATACTCAATCAATGTCCACACAAATACGCCAAATAGGGCCATTAGAACTACTTCCCGTATAGTATGACCCATCAGAATAGACTTGGCAAACAGCCAGTAGACGACAGGTAGCCATATGACTGGCACAACCCACCATTTCGTGAGTGTCAAGAACTGTACAAAGATTTTTTTGTATTATGACAGCTGAGTTTCCAAAATCCTCAATGGAATTAATATATCGGGGTGCATTAGCTAGCATTACCTCCATGACATCGTTTCTGAAAAAGCGTGGGCCTTCTTTGCTGACGATAGGCTGGTGAACCCATTCCTGGTAATGTTCCCGGAGATGGCCAACCTACATCAAAATAGAGAACACAATCTGTAAGGACAAACCCATTTTAGATTAGTTAAAACTTCTGAAATCATAGTTTTACCACTACATCGTACTCTTTGAGAAGAGCAGAACATATATACTCAAACAAAAAGTTTCACAATTGAAAATCGATGGTCAGAAGAAAGTGATGGAAACTTTTGAGTGGAAACAAAGAATGGGAAATGTGCACACGGCAAGGTTAAAATTACTGAGAACAGTTGCTGCAACAATTATCACAAGAGTGAATGAGCATTGGCAGAGCAAATGAAACCTGGAAAACAAGAGGCTTGTTGAGATCAACGGTGAACTCGTGGACAACCATCTTCTGTGCTCTTCCCCAATCAGAGCTGCAACATAGAGTAGACATAATTCATCACATACTTGACCAGAACAATCAAGAGGCGAATTCAGGATCCTAAAGCTACAACCACACAGAACAAACCAACAGAAGCCTTACACTACTTGCGTGATCGCCGAAATCAATTTTGGATGACAGTTGGTAGCGGCAGCACACTACTAATAAGCAGCCGGCTAGGACACTGAAGAGGACGCCACAGTTGCCACCTTTCTTCAGACCAGCACGATAACGTTTCTTTGCCCTGGCAATCATTCAGAAGATCACGCATTCACGCAACACACGTGACCCCATGACACGCAGCAGAGGCAGACAGCCTCTACAATCGTCCCTACTCATTCCTATCCACAAAGACTGCTGTCACGGATTCGGTAAGGCACAAGTCCAGCGCTACAGGATTAGCCTTTCCTGTCTACACGAATCTGACCAGAAGCGCACCGCCAAATGAAGTGAGAAATGCAGGCACAAATTAAAATCTCGCAACTCTAGATCCAACTCCACCCATCGCCGCCGCGTCAAGAAGGACACTACCGTCGAATTGGCATCTTGCAACATCAAGAGCCCGAAATTTTCCTCACAATTTACATCTAAGGAACTGAATACGTACTGAAACCAAGAATGCCAAAACTACCGCAACGCCGCGGAGAAACGGAGAGAAACGAGACGGATTCAAGATCGAAGGGCGAGCGGGGCGAGAGTACCTCGGAAACAGCGGCAATGGCGGCTGTGGACTCTCCCCGCCACGAGAAGAGGAGGAGCCCCTGGCTGAGACGACGAGGCAAGGCAGCAACGGCAGGAGAGGAGCGATAGAACAGGAAGGAGGAGTTTCCTGCAAAACGAACGAGTGCCGGCGTCTGAGCTATGTTAGTTTTGCGATTCGGTGGTTTCTCGGGGGCGGATCTACAGTTATTCGTCCGCTAAGCCCTCTCGCTCTCTCAAATAGGGACGGGGAGGGAGTGGGGAAGCAGTGGGACCCGCCTGCCAGCTTAGCGTCGGGCTGTGCCAGTGTGATGTGGACAGTCAGAATGTGAATTAATCAGTTTAATCACCAGGATACTGAGTGTTTGATTGGTAATCCACTAAAATTAAAAGAAACTAAGTGGACGCCATCGccgttagagcaagtacaatgttGATGACTTAGCTATCTGTGAGGGATAGTTAGGGCATGTACATTGCCAAGCGCTTACAAAGGCGCTTAAAAAGTCAAATCCTGGCCATGCTGAAGCGTCGGTAGCTAAGCCAAGTTTTTCGTACGTTATTCTCAGGCGCCCGCCTCCATTCTTTGCGTCGATGCTGGAAAAAAGGCTGGGATTCGCTTGGTAACTGCATGCTGGGATTTATTCCCTAGTGCCTCAAATTAAGCGTTGCGTTGTACATGCCCTTATAGgtgattttggtgatgtggaggaaCAAGAATGAAGAGAGAGAGGAAAGCTGTCTGTAAAGTTTTAGACACTCTGTAGGCTTCTTCTTGCAGACAATATTTTTATTATTATATGAAAGTTGTTTGTAATTTATACTTACATATAGTTATGGCTAAAAATAGATAACTTACCTACATATTATTGTATACGCTATCAACATCATTGTCTATATATGACATGGAAGAGTATTACATACCATCTGTCTAAATCAATGTACATGCACTTAGCTGTTAATCGGACAACGTCTCCTAAACCTAGCGCCGCATCCATCTCCGACACCTTCATAGATTGGTTCTTCCTCCTTCGGCTAGCCTCACCAGCTGACCAGTGTCTGGAGTGGGAGGAGTGGGGACCCAGTCTATGTCCCACGATGGAGGACGGCTCGTTTGTGATCACTTGGTCACTGGATCCTGTCTAACTGAACAATGGTATGACCTCAACGGTTGTGTTGGACGATGCAGCAAGCCAGTAGTGGTAATACTCATTTGATTTTGGTCTCTTCATCATGGCACGTCTAGCTCGAGCGAAGGCATAGTAAAAGAGGAGAATCAGTGCATCGATGATCTTACGATGACTTTCGATGTTTAGTTAATTATTTTCGAAAGCCGAGCAAAAGAAGATACAAGGCTAAGCTACATGTagcttttttattttttaaattcataaattatattttaatttttttatggtTCAATATCTCCTCTGCCCGCTCACCGGACATGTAATTTATTTCCTCACCTTCCATACCTTGGATATATAAGTGCTTCCCTTGTTACCAAACACAAAGTCTAGCATCTCATGCATCTTCAGATTTATATAGACAAGTTCTTCTTAATTGGTTTCTTGCTAGCAAGACTTGAGAAATATTGATATTCGTACCACACAGCCCGCAATTGTGTACTTATCCAAAACTCGATTCTACAAACTACAAAGTCTACTTGATTCTCCTTGCTGCCCCTTGGGCTGTTAAGTGCTAATACTGAGAACTGTCAAGCATGAAAGGGCTAAACAGTTCTGGGGATGGAAGGTATCGGGAGGACATGCACAACTCAGGGGCTTTGATGAGGTTTGACATATTATGTGCATGTCAGAAGCTTGTGCACGCCGGTAGCATCATGCTCAACCATTACTACTTTATCTCGATGGTCTCCGCCGCCTGAAGGTACGGTTCTTATAAATGTTGATGCTGCTCTGTTCATTCCTTCTCGTCGGATGGGTATTGGCGTCGTGATCCGAGACCACACTGGTGCCTGCTTGGCTGCGTGCAGCGAGCTGCTGAATGAGGTCACGATGCCTGAACTAGCTGAAGCGTTGGCTCTTCATCGCGCGGTTGCCCTAGCTGGAGAGGAGGGTTTCAACAAGGTGGTGGTTGTTTCAGACTGCCTGTTTCTGGTCCAGCGGCTCATGTCGCCAGCACAGGATCGCAGCTTCGTGGGTGTGGTGTGCCAGGACATCAAGCTTCTTCGTTCAGGCTTCACCACATTTTCGATTAATCATGTCTCTCATCATAGTAATGAATCGGCACATATTCTTGCTCGTTCGGCTGAGCATTTTGTTTCTTATTCAGTCAGAAACTTTGCCCCGGAATGTATCCGGAGAACTCTATGTAATGTTGTTGTTTGATTAATAAAGTGCCGTGATCTAAAAAAAAACTCTTGTAAAGGTTGTGTGGTCACTAGTCGGTGCATTGGTTAGAGATTGCTTTTGTACCTACGTTTCCTTCGCCGGGTCGTACCGCGAAGGAAAAAGGAGAATTACACACCGTTTAGTTCTCTCAGACGCTGCAACGAGCGGGCAGTGAAAGCTAGATCGCGGTCGGCTTCTACCATCAAAAGATCCCAGAGAGTGCTTATGGAACGTATCGGCATCTGCGGCGCAGAAGAGATCATCTCCGAGGAGCATCTCCAGTGTTACACGTAGGGATGAAGAAGGAGCGAAAAGGTCAGCAACCGAGGCTGCGCTGAGGTCAACAATCTCATGGTGAAAAAGCCTCCACACGACTATGATGAAAGGACTATCAACACTGCTATCGCCTGGAACATCTGGAGGAGGAGACACTCTCTGGTCTTTAATGGCATCCACACAAAGACCTCTCTTTAGTTGCAAAGCGCTGCGTCGAAGATGCTAGGCTCTGGGCTTACCTCTACCACAAGTCCACAACCTCTATGTCTCTTCTTAATTTTTGGTGTAACAGATATGATCCTCCCTGAGCTCTCATAACCCATGATCTTTCGTTGATCCTCTAAAACCTTGTAAACTCTTTTGCGTGATTTATGAAAGTGTTCGCAAGCCCGCCGTAGTTCAGGTTAAAACATGGAGCGAATTGTTTTTGACTTTTCTACGAAAAAAAATTAGAATGGAAATATGAAAACAAAAAGGGAATTTTGCAAAACGAAAATAATCAAGGAAACGGAAAATGAAAACAAAGTGGTGCTTTTCGGCAGACGGACGCTCAATCCAACAAAATTATTGCATGACCTTGTCAAGTCAAATTTTCAAAGCGGCTAATCCCTAAACCGGTGACCATGTAACACCTTCATGCATTCGAGGAGGCTTCCATAGTTCTACCATTCTCTTACTTCCTATTAAAATGAGCACCATGTTAGAATTTGGGAACAAGTTTGTTGATTTCGCATGAATGCTTGTATTTTATTGGCATCGCTCCGTGTCCACACTGTGTTTGGTCCGTATTTGTTTCCAACaatatttgcttttgtttttatttCCAAGGTTTATGTATTTATTTTTGTTCCTCTCCTATCCAAGATTTCGACACCAGGGATTGGAACTCCTCCTGTTAGTTCGGCCAGGGGCGCACAGTGTGGTAGGCTCGATAGGCGATCAtgacacactacaagaaaagttgccatggccgacgaagtcgaagtcgcgccgtggttgctggtgcaccatggccgacgatttttggtccctccgtggtgcatgtcaaaactttttttttctcgtttttgaggccacctatcccgacgaaagcggccaaaacgtcgcgtatggtggcccgggacgtggtgcatcgcgaattctcgggttcgccggccgagtcaacgcaaatccgcaccgcccagggatgtagggcccagatggcagcctctctagcattgttttttttctcgatcgcgccatctcgttcaacgctctccgatcgagccgtttacgatgcaggatcatgggtcccgcttgtcatcctctatgaaccaaatttctttcttttcttggattttttttgaccccctgatttctggctacttcctttttcttttgatcccttgccgccttggaaacgttgagaccgctgcagctaaatgggacccgcatgtcatcctctatgagcaatcaactttcttttcttggagttttttttggcacctcatatttggtcacttgctttttttttgatcccctgccgcctctcaaacggtgataccgctgctgctaaatgggacccccatgtcatcctctatgtactataaaactttcttttcttggattttttggcacctcatatttggtcacttgcctttttctttcgatcccctgccgcctctcaaacagtgagaccgctgcagctaaatgggacccgcatgtcatcctctatgagcaatcaactttcttttcttggagttttttttggcacctcatatttggtcacttgcctttttctttcgatcccctgccgcctctcaaacggtgataccgctgctgctaaatgggacccgcatgtcatcctctatgtactataaaactttcttttcttggattttttttggcacctcatatttggtcacttgcctttttctttcgatcccctgccgcctctcaaacggtgataccgttgctgctaaatgggacccgcatgtcatcctctatgtactataaaactttcttttcttggatttttttggcacctcatatttggtcacttgcctttttctttcgatcccctgccgcctctcaaacggtgataccgctgctgctaaatgggacccgcatgtcatcctctatggactataaaactttcttttcttgaattatttttggctcctgatatttggtcacttgcctttttctttcgatcccctgccgcctctcaaacagtgagaccgctgcagctaaatgggacccgcatgtcatcctctatgagcaattaactttcttttcttggagttttttttggcacctcatatttggtcacttgcctttttctttcgatctcatgccacgtttgaaacgttgaggaacctctttggctcatgggacccgcatgtcatcctctatgtgctataaaagtttcctttgttggattttttcaccctctgatttttggcttgcctttttcttttgatccccgcccctttgaaacgttgagtaagctgttggctcaagggacccgcatgtcatcctctatgtccatcaactttcttttcttggatttttttcaccccctaattactagctactttctttttcttttgatctcaagccgcaatacaaacattgagaccgctactgcaaaatgggacccacatgtcatcctctatgtacaataaatcttggattatttttggctctgatatttggtcacttgcctttttctttcgatctcatgccgcctttgaaacgttgagtaagtctggctcatgggtcccgcatgtcatcctctacaaacaataaaagtttcctttcttggagttatttttgacccctaatttctggctatttgcctttttcttttgatcccctgccccctttgaaacgatgaggacgctgttggcaggtcggtcccacatgtcatcctctatgaacaataaaagtttcctttggtggatttatttttgacccctaattaatttacggctatttcctttttttcttttgatcccccgccgccttggaattgttgagaatgctatcgcctcatttttcttttggtcccgtgccgccttggaaacgttgagaccgctgctacaaaatgggacccgcatgtcatcctctatgtacaataaagtttcttttcttggattatttttggctctgatattatgtcacttggctttttctttcgatctcatgccgactttgaaacgttgaggatgctgtttgcc
It includes:
- the LOC127292579 gene encoding dihydroceramide fatty acyl 2-hydroxylase FAH1; its protein translation is MVVHEFTVDLNKPLVFQVGHLREHYQEWVHQPIVSKEGPRFFRNDVMEFLTLTKWWVVPVIWLPVVYWLFAKSILMGHTIREVVLMALFGVFVWTLIEYTLHRFLFHIETKSYWSNTAHYLIHGCHHKHPMDSLRLVFPPAGTAILCVPFWNIVAFFATPSTTPALFGGGLLGYVMYDCTHYYLHHGQPSKDPAKHLKRYHLNHHFRIQDKGFGITSSLWDAIFGTLPSSKITVKHN